A DNA window from Ficedula albicollis isolate OC2 chromosome 1, FicAlb1.5, whole genome shotgun sequence contains the following coding sequences:
- the LOC101820194 gene encoding cell surface glycoprotein CD200 receptor 1-B-like has product MLQRGTSSSQLHCGALRSRGRAVTLQEHCQGMLGASQQDGGCKKSFSPMKARATLKVVRMSICTVVLLIIAAVKGATGSNIVMIVGDSSVLTCLIKGQVSMLTWAITPKVGDPCTLVWIDRNMTHRANCSDNINLAFRSGLAPALEIQQVEIAQEGIYLCDVASTDGNFRRMYNLTVLAPPRLSLYCDEQGSPVCEAAVGKPPAQLSWGPESSSTAEEEHHDNRTVTVLSKFTACSTNVSNVTTCMVFHPAGNWSQSIACCPSEKSECFLHCVISFTSLTTLLFLMAAFQLYTFFSRTM; this is encoded by the exons ATGCTACAAAGAGGAACCAGCTCTTCGCAACTGCACTGTGGAgctctcaggagcagaggaagagcagtGACTCTTCAGGAACACTGTCAGGGAATGTTGGGGGCCTCACAGCAAGATGGAGGGTGCAAGAAATCCTTCTCACCCATGAAAGCAAGAGCTACTTTGAAAGTTGTCAGGATGAGCATTTGCACTGTTGTCCTTCTCATCATCGCTGCAGTCAAAGGAGCTACAG gGAGCAACATAGTGATGATTGTAGGTGACAGTTCAGTTCTCACCTGCCTTATCAAAGGACAAGTAAGTATGCTAACATGGGCAATAACTCCCAAGGTCGGAGACCCTTGCACCTTGGTATGGATTGATAGAAACATGACACACAGAGCAAACTGCAGTGACAACATCAACTTGGCATTCAGATCAGGTCTGGCTCCTGCCCTTGAGATACAGCAAGTGGAAATAGCCCAAGAGGGAATTTACCTCTGCGATGTGGCATCAACAGATGGGAATTTCCGCAGGATGTACAATCTGACCGTGCTGG CCCCCCCGAGGCTGAGCCTGTACTGTGACGAGCAGGGCAGCCCCGTGTGCGAGGCAGCGGTGGGGAAGCCGCCGGCTCAGCTCTCGTGGggcccagagagcagctccactgcagaggaggagcaCCACGACAACAGGACAGTGACTGTTCTCAGCAAGTTCACAGCGTGTAGCACCAATGTGAGCAATGTGACCACCTGCATGGTGTTCCACCCAGCTGGGAACTGGAGCCAGTCCATAGCCTGCTGTCCCTCAG AGAAAAGTGAATGCTTTCTTCACTGTGTCATCAGCTTCACCAGCCTTACAACCCTCCTCTTCTTGATGGCTGCTTTTCAGCTCTACACCTTCTTTAGTAG GACAATGTGA